Proteins encoded within one genomic window of Triticum aestivum cultivar Chinese Spring chromosome 2D, IWGSC CS RefSeq v2.1, whole genome shotgun sequence:
- the LOC123050610 gene encoding uncharacterized protein: MRLLAPPDRQHHRTPPDTRNPARRRRPRVRPRDQSLHHAPARGPPDVLDAAATPPLLRQPRPHPVAVFFDEVAARRSTSANPLPSSLPAAPPSTFFLHMRDPENK, from the exons ATGCGCCTCCTGGCGCCGCCGGACCGCCAGCACCACCGGACGCCGCCGGATACCCGGaatcccgcgcgccgccgccgcccacgagtCCGCCCCCGGGACCAATCACTCCACCACGCGCCGGCGCGTGGCCCGCCGGATGTCCTAGACGCCGCTGCTACTCCTCCACTGCTCCGCCAACCTCGTCCTCATCCCGTCGCCGTGTTCTTCGACGAGGTCGCCGCCCGGAGGTCCACGAGCGCAAATCCACTCCCGAGCTCCCTGCCGGCAGCCCCACCCTCGACCTTCTTCCTGCATATGCGCGACCCAG AAAACAAGTAA